A genomic stretch from Pseudomonas mendocina includes:
- the birA gene encoding bifunctional biotin--[acetyl-CoA-carboxylase] ligase/biotin operon repressor BirA gives MLALLKLLEDGQFHSGEELGAALGVSRAAVWKQLKTLQTELAVPLHSIKGRGYRLAYPMRLLDEAVLNDHAVWPAHVRTTVGSTNAEAMRLLVEKGESPFYVVSEQQTHGRGRRGREWVSPFGQNIYYSLVIPIDGGMRQLEGLSLVVALALLRLVRELGLNSAGLKWPNDLLIGNKKLSGILLELSGDPADLCHVVIGIGLNVNMLPSESEGIGQPWTSLRSELGAPLDRNELILSLNKHLAYYLERQMKGGFSSLREEWEEHHLWQGRLVSLTSGADPIEGVVLGVGSSGAIKLSIDGVERSFSGGELSLRLRDDS, from the coding sequence ATGCTCGCATTGTTAAAGCTGCTTGAAGATGGTCAGTTCCATTCCGGTGAGGAGTTGGGGGCGGCGCTGGGTGTCAGCAGAGCTGCTGTGTGGAAGCAGCTGAAGACATTACAGACTGAGCTTGCTGTACCTTTGCATTCAATTAAGGGGCGTGGCTACCGTTTGGCCTACCCTATGCGCTTGCTTGATGAGGCTGTGCTGAATGACCACGCCGTCTGGCCTGCGCATGTCAGGACCACAGTTGGCTCTACCAATGCGGAGGCAATGCGCCTTTTGGTGGAGAAGGGCGAATCTCCTTTCTACGTGGTTTCCGAGCAGCAGACCCACGGGCGTGGACGTCGTGGTCGGGAGTGGGTAAGTCCTTTTGGGCAAAATATCTATTACAGCCTGGTCATTCCAATAGATGGCGGTATGCGTCAGCTGGAGGGCTTGAGTCTCGTCGTGGCGCTAGCCTTGTTACGGTTGGTGCGAGAGTTGGGGCTAAATAGCGCGGGTTTAAAATGGCCCAATGATCTGCTGATAGGGAATAAAAAACTGTCAGGCATCCTGCTTGAGCTATCTGGAGATCCTGCAGATTTGTGTCACGTGGTCATTGGTATTGGCTTGAACGTGAATATGCTCCCTAGTGAAAGTGAAGGTATCGGCCAGCCTTGGACGTCATTGCGTTCTGAGCTAGGGGCTCCGCTAGATCGAAATGAGTTAATTCTGTCGCTTAATAAGCACTTGGCTTACTACTTGGAGCGGCAGATGAAGGGTGGGTTTTCATCACTGCGCGAGGAGTGGGAAGAGCATCATCTTTGGCAAGGGCGCTTGGTGTCTCTTACGTCGGGAGCTGATCCCATTGAGGGTGTGGTGTTAGGTGTTGGTTCATCAGGGGCGATTAAACTGAGTATCGATGGAGTTGAGCGTAGCTTCAGTGGTGGTGAGTTAAGTTTGAGGTTGCGCGATGATTCTTGA
- a CDS encoding pantothenate kinase, whose translation MILELDCGNSFIKWRLLNASMASVGWGVVDNDEALVDVIRLRSVGLSQCRLVSVRSDDETAALVATLENTFAVTCSVVSPARELGGVTNGYEQFERLGLDRWVAMVGAYSLAQRACLVIDLGTAVTSDFVGADGQHLGGFICPGVPLMRTQLRTHTRRTRYDALEASLALKDVAPGRSTAEAVERGCVLMLQGFVSGQIAMAADLWQQDFDVFLTGGDAALVTSVAPSARVVPDLVFIGLAIACPTV comes from the coding sequence ATGATTCTTGAGTTGGATTGTGGCAACAGTTTTATCAAATGGCGTTTACTCAATGCGAGCATGGCTTCCGTTGGGTGGGGTGTTGTAGATAATGATGAGGCGCTGGTTGATGTTATAAGGCTGCGTTCCGTTGGTCTGAGCCAGTGTCGCCTTGTCAGTGTGCGCAGTGATGATGAAACCGCTGCGTTGGTGGCCACCCTAGAAAATACATTCGCTGTTACCTGCAGTGTTGTCTCGCCTGCTAGAGAGTTAGGTGGCGTGACTAATGGGTACGAACAGTTTGAGCGATTGGGATTAGATCGCTGGGTTGCCATGGTCGGTGCTTACTCATTAGCGCAAAGGGCTTGTCTGGTCATCGATTTGGGGACTGCTGTTACCTCGGACTTTGTGGGAGCTGACGGACAACACCTTGGGGGCTTCATATGCCCAGGTGTTCCGCTTATGCGAACCCAATTACGAACGCACACTCGGCGGACGCGATATGACGCCCTCGAGGCTTCATTGGCGTTGAAGGATGTGGCTCCCGGCCGATCTACGGCAGAGGCAGTTGAACGGGGCTGTGTGCTTATGTTGCAAGGATTTGTTTCTGGGCAAATAGCAATGGCCGCAGATTTATGGCAGCAGGACTTTGATGTGTTCCTGACGGGGGGGGATGCTGCGTTAGTTACATCAGTCGCGCCAAGTGCTCGAGTGGTGCCGGATCTGGTCTTTATCGGCCTGGCGATAGCTTGCCCGACAGTGTGA
- a CDS encoding SPOR domain-containing protein gives MRWMFLWLLVLNVFYYVWHQQQAPMRATEIAPLAMQPADRGDIKLLSESSASLRKPGAIKKEHEEAVCMFLGRFEEASQAAPLEQQLLSLGVGARVETLDAAAGVDYWVYMPPLASRQASLRQLRELQARKIDSYIIGQGELVNGISLGIFPRMAAAESVMERLRAAGYEPLLRELPRAHRSYWVQIEPESRRLADEALVSRLAFNFKGLEQQLMPCKGIATGH, from the coding sequence ATGCGCTGGATGTTTTTGTGGTTACTGGTTTTGAACGTTTTTTATTATGTCTGGCATCAGCAGCAAGCGCCAATGCGTGCTACCGAAATAGCTCCGCTGGCAATGCAGCCAGCTGATCGCGGTGATATTAAATTGCTGAGTGAGTCCAGTGCGTCCTTGCGTAAACCTGGTGCGATAAAAAAGGAGCACGAGGAAGCTGTCTGTATGTTTCTTGGTCGATTTGAAGAGGCCAGTCAAGCTGCTCCATTAGAGCAGCAGTTATTAAGTTTGGGGGTTGGGGCGCGGGTCGAGACGCTGGACGCCGCGGCAGGTGTGGACTATTGGGTGTATATGCCTCCGTTAGCGTCCAGACAGGCATCGTTGCGTCAATTGAGAGAGTTACAGGCGAGGAAAATCGATAGTTACATTATTGGTCAAGGGGAGTTGGTGAATGGTATTTCGCTCGGCATATTTCCTCGTATGGCTGCTGCTGAAAGTGTAATGGAACGATTACGCGCTGCAGGATATGAGCCGCTGTTGCGTGAGTTGCCGCGGGCACACAGAAGTTATTGGGTGCAAATTGAGCCTGAAAGCAGGCGTCTGGCTGATGAGGCATTAGTTAGTCGTTTGGCTTTTAACTTCAAAGGGTTAGAGCAGCAATTAATGCCTTGTAAAGGGATTGCAACGGGGCACTAG
- the tuf gene encoding elongation factor Tu, producing MAKEKFERSKPHVNVGTIGHVDHGKTTLTAALTRVCSEVFGSARVDFDKIDSAPEEKARGITINTAHVEYDSTIRHYAHVDCPGHADYVKNMITGAAQMDGAILVCSAADGPMPQTREHILLSRQVGVPYIVVFLNKADMVDDAELLELVEMEVRDLLSTYDFPGDDTPIIIGSALMALNGEDENGLGTSAVKKLVETLDSYIPEPERAIDKPFLMPIEDVFSISGRGTVVTGRIERGIVKVQEEIEIVGLRDTTKTTCTGVEMFRKLLDEGRAGENCGVLLRGTKRDEVERGQVLVKPGSVKPHTKFTAEVYVLSKEEGGRHTPFFKGYRPQFYFRTTDVTGNCELPEGVEMVMPGDNIQMTVTLIKTIAMEEGLRFAIREGGRTVGAGVVAKIIE from the coding sequence ATGGCTAAAGAAAAGTTTGAGCGTAGCAAGCCGCACGTCAACGTCGGCACCATCGGTCACGTTGACCACGGTAAAACCACTCTGACCGCTGCTCTGACTCGCGTCTGCTCCGAGGTATTCGGTTCGGCTCGTGTTGACTTCGATAAGATCGACAGCGCTCCGGAAGAGAAGGCTCGTGGTATCACCATCAACACTGCGCACGTAGAGTACGATTCCACTATTCGTCACTACGCGCACGTTGACTGCCCGGGTCACGCCGACTACGTAAAAAACATGATCACTGGTGCTGCCCAGATGGACGGCGCGATCCTGGTTTGCTCGGCTGCTGATGGTCCGATGCCTCAGACTCGTGAGCACATCCTGCTGTCCCGTCAGGTAGGTGTACCGTACATCGTCGTGTTCCTGAACAAGGCTGACATGGTTGATGACGCTGAGCTGCTGGAACTGGTTGAGATGGAAGTGCGTGACCTGCTCAGCACTTACGATTTCCCAGGTGACGACACTCCGATCATCATCGGTTCCGCTCTGATGGCACTGAACGGCGAAGACGAGAACGGTCTCGGCACTTCCGCTGTTAAGAAGCTGGTTGAGACTCTGGACAGCTACATCCCAGAGCCTGAGCGTGCTATCGACAAGCCGTTCCTGATGCCGATCGAAGACGTATTCTCCATCTCTGGTCGCGGTACTGTAGTAACTGGTCGTATCGAGCGTGGTATCGTTAAGGTACAGGAAGAGATCGAAATCGTTGGTCTGCGTGACACCACCAAGACCACTTGCACCGGCGTTGAAATGTTCCGCAAGCTGCTGGACGAAGGCCGTGCTGGTGAGAACTGTGGCGTTCTGCTGCGTGGTACTAAGCGTGATGAAGTTGAGCGTGGTCAGGTTCTGGTTAAGCCGGGTTCTGTTAAGCCTCACACCAAGTTCACTGCAGAAGTTTACGTGCTGAGCAAAGAAGAAGGTGGTCGTCATACTCCTTTCTTCAAAGGCTACCGTCCTCAGTTCTACTTCCGTACTACTGACGTAACTGGTAACTGCGAACTGCCGGAAGGCGTTGAGATGGTAATGCCAGGTGACAACATTCAGATGACTGTCACTCTGATCAAAACCATCGCAATGGAAGAAGGTCTGCGTTTCGCTATCCGCGAAGGCGGTCGTACCGTTGGTGCTGGTGTTGTAGCAAAGATCATCGAATAA
- the secE gene encoding preprotein translocase subunit SecE, giving the protein MNVKAEASDSRFDLLKWLLVAALVVVGVVGNQYFSSEPVFYRVLGLLVIAVLAAVVALQTAKGKAFWVLSKEARVEIRKVVWPTRQETTQTTLIVVAVVLVMALVLWGLDSLLGWLVSLIVG; this is encoded by the coding sequence ATGAATGTTAAGGCTGAAGCCAGCGATTCGCGATTTGATCTGCTGAAGTGGCTTTTGGTTGCTGCATTAGTAGTGGTCGGTGTTGTTGGTAATCAGTACTTCTCTTCAGAGCCTGTTTTTTATCGGGTTCTTGGTCTTCTGGTTATTGCTGTTCTTGCTGCTGTAGTGGCTCTACAGACTGCAAAAGGAAAGGCCTTCTGGGTTCTCTCCAAAGAAGCACGTGTTGAGATTCGTAAGGTCGTTTGGCCAACTCGTCAGGAAACCACGCAGACAACGCTTATTGTAGTTGCGGTTGTGCTGGTGATGGCTCTCGTTTTGTGGGGGCTTGATTCGCTGCTGGGTTGGCTTGTTTCGTTGATCGTCGGTTAA
- the nusG gene encoding transcription termination/antitermination protein NusG, which yields MAKRWYVVHAYSGYEKHVMRSLIERVKLAGMEDVFGEILVPTEEVVEMRNGQKRKSERKFFPGYVLVQMEMSEATWHLIKDTPRVMGFIGGTADKPAPITEREAEAILRRVADSGDKPKPKTLFEPGEMVRVIDGPFADFSGVVEEVNYEKSRIQVAVTIFGRATPVELEFSQVEKA from the coding sequence GTGGCTAAGCGTTGGTACGTTGTGCATGCTTACTCGGGTTACGAGAAGCATGTAATGCGCTCTTTGATTGAGCGTGTGAAGCTTGCAGGAATGGAAGACGTTTTTGGTGAAATCCTCGTTCCAACCGAAGAGGTTGTTGAGATGCGGAATGGCCAGAAGCGTAAGAGTGAGCGCAAATTCTTTCCGGGCTATGTGTTAGTCCAAATGGAAATGAGTGAAGCGACTTGGCACTTGATTAAAGATACCCCGCGAGTAATGGGCTTTATCGGTGGTACTGCTGATAAGCCTGCTCCTATTACTGAGCGTGAGGCTGAAGCAATTCTTCGTCGTGTTGCTGACAGTGGCGACAAACCTAAGCCGAAGACGCTGTTCGAGCCGGGTGAGATGGTTCGTGTCATTGATGGGCCGTTTGCGGACTTCAGTGGCGTAGTTGAAGAAGTTAATTACGAGAAAAGCCGAATTCAGGTTGCAGTTACGATTTTTGGTCGTGCTACACCGGTCGAGCTGGAGTTCAGTCAGGTCGAGAAGGCATAA
- the rplK gene encoding 50S ribosomal protein L11 produces the protein MAKKISAYIKLQVKAGQANPSPPVGPALGQHGVNIMEFCKAFNAKTQGLEPGLPTPVIITVYSDRSFTFETKSTPAAVLLKKAAGLTSGSARPNTVKVGTVTRAQLEEIAKTKQADLTAADLESAVRTIAGSARSMGLNVEGV, from the coding sequence ATGGCTAAGAAAATCTCAGCTTACATCAAGCTGCAAGTTAAGGCTGGTCAAGCCAACCCGTCGCCACCCGTTGGTCCAGCTCTGGGTCAGCACGGTGTGAACATCATGGAATTCTGCAAAGCGTTCAACGCTAAGACTCAAGGCCTTGAGCCGGGTCTGCCGACTCCAGTGATTATCACTGTATACAGTGACCGTAGCTTCACTTTTGAAACCAAAAGCACCCCTGCCGCTGTTCTGCTCAAGAAAGCTGCAGGCCTGACCAGCGGCTCGGCTCGTCCGAACACCGTCAAGGTCGGCACCGTTACTCGTGCTCAGCTGGAAGAGATCGCCAAGACCAAGCAAGCGGATCTTACCGCTGCTGATCTGGAATCGGCTGTGCGTACCATCGCTGGCTCTGCTCGCAGCATGGGCTTGAACGTGGAGGGTGTGTAA
- the rplA gene encoding 50S ribosomal protein L1: MAKLTKRQKAIAEKVEAGKAYNFVEAASLLAELSAVKFSESFDIAINLGVDPRKSDQVVRGATVLPNGSGKTVRVAVFTQGPGAEAALAAGADRVGMDDLAAEMKAGELNYDVVIASPDAMRVVGQLGQVLGPRGLMPNPKVGTVTPDVATAVKNAKAGQVRFRTDKNGIIHGSVGKVGFEAEKLKQNVEALVADLKRLKPSTSKGVYVKRITLSTTMGPGLVIDQSSLDA; this comes from the coding sequence ATGGCTAAGTTGACTAAGCGTCAGAAGGCAATCGCTGAGAAAGTTGAAGCTGGTAAGGCTTACAACTTTGTTGAAGCAGCCTCTCTGCTGGCCGAGCTGTCGGCTGTCAAATTCTCTGAGTCTTTCGATATCGCTATCAACCTCGGCGTTGATCCGCGTAAATCTGACCAGGTAGTTCGCGGTGCAACCGTTCTGCCGAATGGCTCTGGTAAGACCGTACGTGTTGCAGTTTTCACCCAAGGTCCGGGCGCTGAAGCTGCTCTGGCTGCCGGTGCTGACCGCGTAGGTATGGACGACCTGGCTGCTGAAATGAAAGCAGGCGAGTTGAACTACGACGTCGTGATCGCTTCCCCTGACGCAATGCGCGTTGTGGGTCAGCTGGGTCAGGTCCTGGGTCCTCGCGGCCTGATGCCGAACCCGAAAGTTGGTACTGTGACTCCTGACGTTGCTACTGCGGTTAAAAACGCTAAAGCCGGTCAGGTTCGCTTCCGTACCGACAAAAACGGCATCATCCACGGTTCCGTGGGTAAAGTCGGTTTTGAAGCTGAGAAGCTGAAGCAGAACGTTGAAGCCCTGGTTGCAGACCTCAAGCGTCTGAAGCCTTCGACTTCGAAAGGTGTTTACGTCAAGCGCATCACCCTGAGCACCACTATGGGCCCAGGTCTGGTTATCGACCAGAGCTCGCTCGACGCGTAA
- the rplJ gene encoding 50S ribosomal protein L10, with product MAIKLEDKKAIVAEVNEAAKAALSAVVADARGVSVGAMTGLRKEAREAGVYVRVVRNTLLKRAVEGTQYDILNDAFKGPTLIAFSNEHPGAAARIFKEFAKGQDKFEIKAAAFEGQFLAANQIDVLASLPTYDEAISQLMSVIQGATSKFVRTLAAVRDQKEGAAA from the coding sequence GTGGCAATTAAACTCGAAGACAAGAAGGCCATCGTCGCTGAAGTCAACGAGGCTGCCAAAGCTGCCCTTTCCGCTGTCGTGGCTGATGCCCGTGGCGTGTCTGTAGGTGCTATGACCGGACTCCGTAAAGAGGCCCGCGAAGCTGGCGTTTACGTACGTGTAGTACGTAACACCCTGCTCAAGCGCGCTGTTGAAGGTACTCAGTACGATATCCTCAACGACGCGTTCAAAGGCCCGACCCTGATTGCATTCTCCAACGAACATCCGGGCGCTGCTGCTCGTATCTTCAAAGAGTTCGCTAAGGGTCAGGATAAGTTCGAGATCAAAGCAGCTGCATTCGAGGGTCAGTTCCTCGCAGCCAATCAGATCGACGTGCTGGCAAGCCTGCCGACTTACGACGAAGCAATTTCTCAGCTGATGAGCGTTATACAAGGCGCTACCAGCAAGTTCGTTCGTACTCTGGCAGCTGTTCGCGACCAGAAAGAAGGCGCTGCTGCCTAA
- the rplL gene encoding 50S ribosomal protein L7/L12, which yields MALSNEEIIEAIGQKTVLEIVELIKAMEEKFGVSAAAATVAVAGPAAAAAEEQTEFNVILAEAGDKKVNVIKAVRELTGLGLKEAKAAVDGAPATILEGVAKEAAEKAKAALEEAGAKVELK from the coding sequence ATGGCTCTGTCTAACGAAGAAATCATCGAAGCGATCGGTCAGAAAACCGTTCTGGAAATCGTTGAGCTGATCAAGGCAATGGAAGAGAAGTTCGGCGTTTCCGCTGCTGCTGCTACCGTTGCTGTTGCTGGCCCGGCTGCTGCCGCTGCTGAAGAGCAAACTGAGTTCAACGTTATCCTGGCTGAAGCTGGCGATAAGAAAGTGAACGTGATCAAGGCTGTTCGTGAACTGACTGGCCTGGGCCTGAAAGAAGCTAAAGCTGCTGTTGACGGCGCTCCGGCTACTATTCTGGAAGGCGTTGCTAAAGAAGCTGCTGAGAAAGCAAAAGCTGCTTTGGAAGAAGCTGGCGCCAAAGTCGAGCTCAAGTAA
- the rpoB gene encoding DNA-directed RNA polymerase subunit beta: MAYSYTEKKRIRKDFSKLPDVMDVPYLLAIQLDSYREFLQAGATKDQFRDIGLHAAFKSVFPIISYSGNAALEYVGYRLGEPAFDVKECVLRGVTFAVPLRVKVRLIIFDKESSNKAIKDIKEQEVYMGEIPLMTENGTFVINGTERVIVSQLHRSPGVFFDHDRGKTHSSGKLLYSARIIPYRGSWLDFEFDPKDAVFVRIDRRRKLPASVLLRALGYSTEEVLEAFYATNVFHVKGETLNLELVPQRLRGEIAAFDIKDEKGKVIVEQGRRITARHINQLDKAGIKELEVPIDYLLGRTTAKAIVHPATGEIIVECNTELNVETLAKIVKAQVVRIETLYTNDIDCGPFISDTLKIDSTTNQLEALVEIYRMMRPGEPPTKDAAETLFNNLFFSAERYDLSAVGRMKFNRRIGRTEIEGPGVLSREDIVDVLKTLVDIRNGKGIVDDIDHLGNRRVRCVGEMAENQFRVGLVRVERAVKERLSMAESEGLMPQDLINAKPVAAAVKEFFGSSQLSQFMDQNNPLSEITHKRRVSALGPGGLTRERAGFEVRDVHPTHYGRVCPIETPEGPNIGLINSLAAYARTNQYGFLESPYRVVKEGLVTDEIVFLSAIEEADHVIAQASATMNDKGQLIDELVAVRHLNEFTVKAPEDVTLMDVSPKQVVSVAASLIPFLEHDDANRALMGSNMQRQAVPTLRADKPLVGTGMERNVARDSGVCVVARRGGVIDSVDASRIVVRVNNDEVETGEAGVDIYNLTKYTRSNQNTCINQRPLVRKGDKVSRSDILADGPSTDMGELALGQNMRVAFMPWNGFNFEDSICLSERVVQEDRFTTIHIQELTCVARDTKLGSEEITSDIPNVGESALNKLDEAGIVYVGAEVGPGDILVGKVTPKGETQLTPEEKLLRAIFGEKASDVKDTSLRVPTGTKGTVIDVQVFTRDGVERDSRALAIEKQQLDEIRKDLNEEFRIVEGATFERLRAALVGKKAEGGAGLKKGAEVTEEFLDGLERGQWFKLRMADDALNEQLEKAQAYISDRRQLLDDKFEDKKRKLQQGDDLAPGVLKIVKVYLAIRRRIQPGDKMAGRHGNKGVVSVIMPVEDMPHDVNGTPVDIVLNPLGVPSRMNVGQILETHLGLAAKGLGEKINRMLEEQRKVAELRKFLHEIYNEIGGRQESLDSLSDQEILDLAHNLRGGVPMATPVFDGAKESEIKAMLKLADLPESGQMRLIDGRTGNQFERPTTVGYMYMLKLNHLVDDKMHARSTGSYSLVTQQPLGGKAQFGGQRFGEMEVWALEAYGAAYTLQEMLTVKSDDVNGRTKMYKNIVDGDHRMEPGMPESFNVLIKEIRSLGIDIDLETE; this comes from the coding sequence ATGGCTTACTCATACACTGAGAAAAAACGTATCCGCAAGGACTTTAGCAAGTTGCCGGATGTCATGGATGTGCCGTATCTCCTGGCCATCCAGCTGGATTCGTACCGCGAATTTCTGCAGGCAGGGGCGACCAAGGACCAGTTCCGCGACATTGGCCTGCATGCGGCCTTCAAGTCTGTTTTCCCGATTATCAGCTATTCCGGCAATGCTGCTCTGGAGTATGTCGGTTATCGCTTGGGCGAGCCGGCTTTTGATGTCAAAGAATGTGTGCTGCGCGGCGTAACATTTGCCGTCCCGCTGCGTGTAAAAGTCCGTCTGATCATTTTCGACAAAGAATCGTCGAACAAAGCGATCAAGGACATTAAAGAGCAAGAAGTTTACATGGGGGAAATCCCCCTGATGACCGAGAACGGTACCTTCGTTATTAACGGTACCGAGCGTGTTATCGTGTCCCAGCTGCACCGTTCTCCTGGTGTATTCTTCGACCACGACCGTGGCAAGACTCACAGCTCGGGCAAATTGCTGTATTCCGCTCGTATCATTCCGTACCGTGGTTCCTGGCTGGACTTCGAGTTCGATCCTAAGGATGCTGTTTTCGTCCGTATCGACCGTCGTCGTAAACTGCCGGCGTCTGTTCTGCTGCGTGCACTGGGCTACAGCACTGAAGAAGTGCTTGAGGCTTTCTATGCAACCAACGTCTTCCACGTTAAGGGCGAGACCCTGAATCTGGAGTTGGTACCTCAGCGTCTGCGCGGTGAAATTGCTGCCTTCGATATCAAAGATGAGAAGGGCAAGGTCATTGTTGAGCAGGGTCGTCGTATCACGGCACGTCATATCAATCAGTTGGATAAGGCCGGCATCAAAGAGCTGGAAGTTCCAATTGATTACCTGCTGGGTCGCACAACTGCGAAGGCAATCGTGCACCCGGCTACTGGCGAGATCATCGTTGAGTGCAACACTGAGCTGAACGTTGAAACCCTTGCCAAGATTGTTAAGGCTCAGGTCGTTCGGATTGAGACGTTGTACACCAACGATATCGATTGCGGCCCGTTCATTTCTGACACGCTCAAGATCGACAGCACAACCAACCAATTGGAAGCGCTGGTTGAGATCTATCGCATGATGCGCCCAGGCGAGCCGCCAACCAAGGACGCAGCTGAGACACTGTTCAACAACCTGTTCTTCAGTGCTGAGCGTTACGACCTGTCTGCTGTTGGTCGTATGAAATTCAACCGCCGCATCGGTCGTACTGAGATCGAAGGCCCAGGCGTACTGAGTCGCGAAGACATTGTCGACGTGCTCAAAACGCTGGTTGATATCCGTAACGGTAAAGGCATCGTTGACGATATCGACCACTTGGGTAACCGTCGTGTGCGTTGTGTTGGCGAGATGGCTGAAAACCAGTTCCGCGTAGGTCTGGTGCGTGTTGAGCGTGCAGTCAAAGAGCGTCTGTCCATGGCAGAAAGCGAAGGCCTGATGCCGCAAGACCTGATTAACGCCAAGCCAGTTGCTGCGGCCGTTAAAGAGTTCTTCGGTTCCAGCCAGCTGTCTCAGTTCATGGACCAGAACAACCCGCTTTCTGAGATTACTCACAAGCGCCGTGTTTCGGCACTTGGCCCAGGCGGTCTGACCCGTGAACGTGCCGGCTTCGAGGTTCGTGACGTACACCCGACTCACTATGGTCGTGTGTGCCCAATTGAGACCCCTGAAGGTCCGAACATTGGTTTGATCAACTCTCTGGCTGCCTACGCACGCACTAACCAGTACGGCTTCCTCGAAAGCCCGTACCGCGTTGTTAAAGAGGGTTTGGTCACTGACGAAATCGTGTTCCTGTCCGCCATCGAAGAGGCTGATCATGTGATCGCTCAGGCTTCGGCGACCATGAACGATAAAGGTCAGTTGATCGACGAGCTGGTAGCTGTACGTCACCTGAACGAATTCACCGTTAAGGCGCCTGAAGATGTAACCCTGATGGACGTTTCGCCCAAGCAGGTAGTCTCTGTTGCAGCCTCGCTGATTCCGTTCCTGGAGCACGATGACGCCAACCGCGCATTGATGGGTTCCAACATGCAGCGCCAAGCTGTACCGACACTGCGAGCTGACAAGCCGCTGGTAGGTACCGGTATGGAGCGCAACGTAGCCCGTGACTCCGGTGTTTGCGTAGTTGCTCGCCGCGGTGGTGTGATCGATTCGGTTGACGCTAGCCGTATCGTGGTCCGTGTTAATAATGATGAAGTTGAAACCGGCGAAGCGGGTGTCGACATCTATAACCTGACCAAATACACCCGTTCTAACCAGAACACTTGCATCAACCAGCGTCCGCTGGTTCGTAAAGGTGACAAGGTAAGTCGTAGCGACATTCTGGCAGATGGTCCGTCCACCGATATGGGTGAACTGGCTTTGGGTCAGAACATGCGCGTTGCGTTCATGCCGTGGAACGGCTTCAACTTCGAAGACTCCATCTGCCTCTCTGAGCGCGTTGTTCAAGAAGACCGCTTTACTACGATCCACATTCAGGAACTGACCTGTGTGGCTCGTGACACCAAACTCGGTTCGGAAGAAATCACCTCCGATATCCCGAACGTAGGTGAGTCGGCTCTGAACAAGCTGGACGAAGCCGGTATTGTTTACGTCGGTGCTGAAGTTGGCCCAGGCGACATTCTGGTTGGTAAGGTCACTCCGAAAGGCGAGACCCAACTCACTCCGGAAGAAAAACTGCTGCGTGCGATCTTCGGTGAGAAGGCGTCCGATGTTAAGGACACCTCCCTGCGTGTGCCGACTGGCACCAAAGGTACCGTTATCGACGTGCAGGTATTTACCCGTGATGGCGTGGAGCGTGACAGCCGTGCTCTGGCTATCGAGAAGCAGCAGCTCGACGAAATCCGCAAGGACCTGAACGAAGAGTTCCGCATCGTTGAAGGTGCAACCTTCGAGCGTCTGCGTGCCGCGCTGGTAGGCAAGAAAGCCGAAGGTGGTGCTGGCCTGAAGAAAGGCGCTGAGGTTACTGAAGAGTTCCTTGATGGTCTTGAGCGTGGCCAGTGGTTCAAGCTGCGTATGGCCGACGATGCACTGAATGAGCAATTGGAAAAGGCACAGGCCTACATTTCTGATCGCCGTCAGTTGCTCGACGACAAGTTCGAAGACAAGAAGCGCAAGCTGCAGCAAGGCGATGACCTGGCTCCGGGCGTACTGAAGATTGTTAAGGTCTACCTGGCAATCCGTCGTCGCATCCAGCCGGGTGACAAGATGGCCGGCCGTCACGGTAACAAGGGTGTGGTCTCGGTGATCATGCCAGTTGAAGACATGCCGCATGACGTCAACGGTACTCCGGTCGATATCGTACTGAACCCACTGGGCGTACCTTCGCGTATGAACGTCGGTCAGATTCTTGAAACCCACCTGGGCCTCGCGGCTAAAGGGTTGGGCGAGAAGATCAACCGTATGCTCGAAGAGCAGCGTAAGGTCGCTGAACTGCGTAAGTTCCTGCATGAGATCTATAACGAGATCGGCGGTCGTCAGGAAAGTCTGGATAGCCTGAGCGATCAGGAAATCCTGGACTTGGCGCACAACCTGCGTGGCGGTGTACCGATGGCTACTCCGGTATTCGACGGTGCTAAAGAAAGCGAAATCAAGGCCATGCTGAAGCTGGCTGATCTGCCTGAAAGCGGTCAGATGCGCTTGATCGACGGTCGTACTGGTAACCAGTTTGAGCGTCCGACCACCGTTGGTTACATGTACATGCTGAAGCTGAACCACCTGGTAGACGACAAGATGCATGCTCGTTCTACTGGTTCTTACAGCCTGGTTACCCAGCAGCCGCTGGGTGGTAAGGCGCAGTTCGGTGGTCAGCGCTTCGGTGAGATGGAGGTCTGGGCACTGGAGGCGTATGGCGCAGCCTACACCCTGCAGGAAATGCTGACCGTGAAGTCGGATGACGTGAACGGCCGTACCAAGATGTACAAAAACATCGTGGACGGTGATCACCGTATGGAGCCGGGCATGCCTGAGTCCTTCAACGTGTTGATCAAAGAGATCCGTTCTCTGGGTATCGACATCGATCTGGAAACCGAATAA